The Streptomyces sp. 135 sequence CTGCGCGGCGAGCTGGAGGCCGTCGCGGGGCAGGGCTTCGCGGTCGCCGTCGAGGAGTTGGAGGTGGGCCTCGCCGCGGTCGCCGCGCCGGTGCGCGCGCACGACGGCAAGGTGATCGGCGCGCTCAGCGCGTCGGGGCCGGTGTACCGGCTGACCGAGGACCGCCTCACCGAGCTGGCCAAGCGCACGGTCGCGGCGGCCGTGGAGCTCTCCCGGCGGATGGGGTACGGCTTCTGACCGGAGAGCACCCCGTGGGCGGGACCAGGAACTCCTGGCCCCGCCCACGCGCGTATCGGCCATGTTCCGGCACGCCTCCGCTGTTTTGCGAAGGGTTGACCACGCCCTCTTGACGGCCTCTTGATGGCGTTCTCACTATGTCTCTCATAGCGCAACCGATCGTGCACTACGCAACAGCACCGCCGTGCCGTACGCATCCATGCCGTCGAGCCGTGCGCAAGCGCAGAGGAGGCTGGCCGTGCCCCATGAGGTCCGTGCCGTCGTCGCCGTGAAGAAGGGCGCACCCGTGGAGGTGCGGACGATCGTCGTGCCCGATCCCGGCCCCGGGGAGGTACTCGTCTCCGTGCAGGCCTGCGGGGTCTGTCATACGGATCTGCACTACCGGGAGGGCGCGATCAACGACGACTTCCCGTTCCTGCTCGGCCATGAGGCGGCGGGCACCGTCGAGGCGGTCGGCGCGGACGTCACCGATCTCGCCCTCGGCGACTATGTGGTGATCGCCTGGCGGGCGCCCTGCGGGACCTGCCGCTCTTGTCTCCGCGGGCGCCCCTGGTACTGCTTCGACTCGCGCAACGCCGACCAGCCGATGACGCTCCGCGACGGCACACCGCTGAGCGCCGCGCTCGGCATCGGCGCCTTCGCGGAGAAGACGCTGGTCGCCGCGGGCCAGGCGGTGAAGGTCGACCCGGCGGCGCGCCCCGAGGCCGTGGGCCTGATCGGCTGCGGCGTGATGGCGGGGTACGGGGCCGCCGTGAACACCGGCGGGGTGGGCCCTGGCGACACCGTCGCCGTGATCGGCTGCGGCGGTGTCGGCGACGCCGCGATCGCCGGGGCGTCCCTGGCCGGGGCGCGGCGCGTCATCGCCGTCGACATCGACGACGCGAAGCTGGACGGGGCGACCCGGTTCGGCGCCACGCACACCGTCAACTCCCGCGGCACCGACCCCGTGGCGGCCGTGCGCGAGCTGACCGGCGGGCACGGGGTCGACGTCGCGATCGACGCGGTCGGCACCCCGTCGACGTACAAGCAGGCGTTCTACATGCGCGACCACGCGGGCGTGCTGGTGCAGGTGGGGGTGCCCGATCCGGAGATGACGGTCGATCTGCCGCTGATCGACCTCTTCTCGCGCGGCGGCGCCCTCAAGTCGTCGTGGTACGGCGACTGCCTGCCCACGCGGGACTTCCCGATCCTCGTCGACCAGTACCTCAGCCGCCGTCTCGACCTGGGCGGCTTCGTCTCCGAGACGATCACCCTGGACCAGGTGGAGGAGGCCTTCGCGAGCATGCGGCGCGGTGAGGTGCTGCGCTCGGTGGTGGTCCTGTGAGCCGCTCCGACGCGCACGCCACGGTGGGGCCGACGGCACGGCCCCGCGTGGTCGTCATCGGCGCCGGAATCGTCGGCTGCTCGCTCGCCGACGAGCTGACCGCCCGCGGCTGGACCGATGTCACCGTGCTCGACCAGGGGCCGCTGCCCGCGCCGGGCGGCTCCACGTCACACGCGCCGGGGCTGGTCTTCCGGACCGGGCCCTCCAAGACGTTGACCGCGTTCGCGGCGTACACGGTGGAGAAGTTCACCTCTCTGGAGGTCGACGGGCTCTCCTGCTTCCTGCCGGTCGGCGGCCTGGAGCTGGCCACCACGCCCGAGCGCTGGGCCGATCTGCACCGCAAGGCCGGTCTCGCCGCTTCGTGGGGCGTCCGCGCCGAGCTCGTCGGCCCCGAGCGGTGCAGGGAACTGTGGCCGCTCGTCGACGCGACCCGGCTCCACGGCGGCCTGTACACGCCCGACGACGGCCTGGCCCGTGCCGTGCCCGCCTGCCGGGCGCAGATGGAACGGGCACGCGCGCGTGGAGCACGTTTCCTGGACCGGCACACCGTGACCGGCATCGAACGGGACGGCGATCGTGTGGCGGCCGTCGTCACCGACCGCGGCACCTTCCCCGCCGACCACGTCGTCTCGGCGGCCGGCTTCTGGGGGCCGGTGATCGGGCGGATGGCCGGTGTGGACGTACCGCTGCTGCCGCTCGCA is a genomic window containing:
- a CDS encoding S-(hydroxymethyl)mycothiol dehydrogenase, with protein sequence MPHEVRAVVAVKKGAPVEVRTIVVPDPGPGEVLVSVQACGVCHTDLHYREGAINDDFPFLLGHEAAGTVEAVGADVTDLALGDYVVIAWRAPCGTCRSCLRGRPWYCFDSRNADQPMTLRDGTPLSAALGIGAFAEKTLVAAGQAVKVDPAARPEAVGLIGCGVMAGYGAAVNTGGVGPGDTVAVIGCGGVGDAAIAGASLAGARRVIAVDIDDAKLDGATRFGATHTVNSRGTDPVAAVRELTGGHGVDVAIDAVGTPSTYKQAFYMRDHAGVLVQVGVPDPEMTVDLPLIDLFSRGGALKSSWYGDCLPTRDFPILVDQYLSRRLDLGGFVSETITLDQVEEAFASMRRGEVLRSVVVL